TTGAAAGTGAGAAGCTGTTGGCGAAAATTGAAAATACGACAGTAGAAGTTCTAAATCATATTCCCGAGAATGAGTTGCCGAAAGACGGTAAGACGAGAGAGCAAATAGTAAGAGTTCGCGTTAATCAGTCGTTCTTCAGAAGTTCTATTTTGGCTTCTTACAACAGCACTTGCTGCATAACTGGGCTTCAGCAACCGGAGCTTCTCATCGCTGGACATATTAAACCTTGGAGTATCGATGAAAAAAACAGATTGAATCCACAAAATGGAATTGCGATAAACGCTCTTCACGACAAAGCGTTTGACTCAGGGCTAATAACAATTACCACGGATTTTAGAATCATGGTTTGTTCCGAACTATTGAAGCAAAAAAAATCGCTGACGATTGAGAATTACTTTATCCGACATCACGAGCAAAACATGATTTTACCGTCACGATTTCTTCCAGACCTAGAAGTTCTTGATTATCACAATCGGGTCACCTTTAGAGGCTGACACTCGAACTGCTTAACTGAAAGTCGACTATTTTGAGCCCGCGTAGCGGGTGACCAGCATAAAGCCACGGGTGTAAGCCCGTGGAACGATAACAAAACGAATCAAAGCCCGCGTAGCGGGCGACAGCGCATATGCCCAGATCCTACACAAATCTGATATATCACATTGTCTTTTCAACAAA
This sequence is a window from Acidobacteriota bacterium. Protein-coding genes within it:
- a CDS encoding HNH endonuclease, with the translated sequence MKEGQKLWTRDELILAKNLYCKLPFGRLHNRNPEVVNLANLIGRTPSSVAYKLVNFASLDPSLKARGIKGASNASNLDREIWKEFFNHWDVLPFESEKLLAKIENTTVEVLNHIPENELPKDGKTREQIVRVRVNQSFFRSSILASYNSTCCITGLQQPELLIAGHIKPWSIDEKNRLNPQNGIAINALHDKAFDSGLITITTDFRIMVCSELLKQKKSLTIENYFIRHHEQNMILPSRFLPDLEVLDYHNRVTFRG